The genomic region ATGTATTTACATTAATTTTGGGTTATCTTAGAAGTGCGGAGGATCATTGTGTTTATATTAAGGATATTGATGATCAAATATTGATTATTGTCTCGTATGTCGATGTCATTTTTATTGGTAATAAGAAGGTGAGAATTAGGGAGCACAAAACTCAACTTTCTAGCACATTTGATATTGAGGACTTGGGAGTTGCTAGATATATTATTAGGATGGAGATCAACAAGGATCGAGTTCACAAAAATCTTTAGTTAAGTTAGAGTAAGTATGTTGATACCAATTTTGCAAAGGTTTAATATGGAGGATTTTAAACTAGTAAATATTCCATTTTCAATTGGTACTAAGTTGAGTTTAGATATGTGCCCTATTTTAGTGATGATATTGAAGAGATGTCTAAGGTTCCTCATGCTAGTGTCTTTGGTAGTTTAAAGCATGCAATGGGAGTTCTAAGTAGGTTTATGTCTAGCCCTAGTAGAGAGCATTGAACTTTTGTTAAAAGGGTGTTTAGATGTTTGTGAGGTACTTCTAATTATTATTTGTTTTATCATGATTTTGATGATGTGGACAAATAATTCGACAAATAGAGATTtgctgatgcaaattgggcatgtGACTTGGATAGTCGAAGGTCCACTAGTGGCTATGTATTCACTTTGTTTGGAGGTGTAATGAGTTGGATGAGTAAAACATAGTCTACAGTTGCATTGTTCCCCACTAAAGCAAAGTATATGGCTACTACACATTCCTCTAAGGAGGTGGTATGGTTACAAAGGCTTAGTTCAAGTATTGGATTTGTTTGCAAGATAGCGAGGATCAGatgtgatagtcaaagtgccatATGGTTGGCCAAAAATCTATATATCATGCTTGTactaagcatgttgatgttcagtataACTTTATGTTAGAAATGGTTGAAAGTGGAAAGGTCTTGATTCAAAAGGTTGGCACTTTGGATAATGTTGTCATTTCTCTTTCAAATACAATAACCATGGATAAATTCTCTTGGTGCAAGAAGGTCATGGGCCTTGATCATTGTacttaattttttatgtttatgtatcTCTATGGGTGTATTTACCATGTATGATAACAAGTGGGAGACACTAGGATTTAGgtgtcatcaaccttgtaaatccttcTATTATTTATTCCGCTAATGTTATTTGTAATTTACCCATAAGGGATGAAACTAATTTACCGACAGTGGTAAACAAGCTCATGTAAATACATAGTTGCTTTCACTATTTGGActttaggaaaaggacaaaataCTTGGGTGTCCCCTTTGGAATCTTCCACTTTGGGTTGTTTGGACACATGTAAGATGTTCTAAGAGAATCCATGATAGTTATGATCTAGATGTCATAAGATTCTATGATAAAATATTGCTATATTGGTCCCTAGGTGTCCATGCATGAGAGATGCCTTATGACAACTGTAAGAGCATATGTGAGTGGCTATTTTTGGCTACATCATGATGGTTTCTAGGTGGGGGCGTTGGGTTTTGCATATAAGCTTCATATCAAATGAAGGACTATTTTTTTGTATATAACATGTGGCTTGGAAGAGGGTCTTCATCAAGTTTTGTTCAACATTTTGAAGTGCAAGTATCGAGGTGCTACCTAATTCTACAAAGGTTTCAAGAGAAGTGTATTGTTGCATAATCTTCTTGGATTAATAATATACATGCCTCTCTTTTGCTAATGGAGTTTTTTTTTTCCTTAGGGGTTTCTCCACATAATTTTGGTGGTAATCGTATTATTGTTCTTTCATTCTTGTTTTGATTATGCAATCATACATTTAAAGGGTCAATCTCTAAGTTTAAGATTTGTTTAAGTAATATTTGTATGCTTTCTTAACCTTGTTTCTCGAAAGAATCTAACAAATTAGATAGTAGAAATGCATATTTTACCAAATAAGATCTATGAACTACACATCATATCCACACAATCCAAATGAACTCAACACTATAAAATTGGTTAAAAAAACTAATTAcaatttaacacaaaatttcaaacaAAAATATCAATTTATATTTACTAAATCACCAAattataaactaattaaattttcTTATCTTCATCATTGTCAAAACTAAATCCCTCGATACTTTACACCCAATTGTCCAAATTAACATTTAATATTCTAATATTTAcccttgtttttttattttatcaattaattAGCCTAAGTAACTTAGGGACAGGTGAAATTTTCCATTTCAATAACGTACTTAAATGAACCCATTTATAGTCTCCTTAATACATTGCGAGTCTCAAAGTTGCATCTCGTGGCCATAGTATTTTGTAGGGTTAGGGTTTGCAGGGAAGAAGCAATTGAGGAAGGAGGTTGGAGCAGCGAAGATTCCGATGGCGTGGAACGAGCCGTGGAGGGTGTTTTTGAAGAGAGAATTCAACAGGAACTGGCCATTCCTCGTTGGGTTCGGCATTACCTTTGGCCTCGTCACCAAACTCTCTCTTAGCCTCACCGAGGAGGATGCGAAAAAATCTCCTTTCGTGCAGCGTCATGGAAAATGATGAAGAACAGACCGGGCGGATTTCACTGGATTTTGTGTGCCTGGTTTGATAGTTGTGTTTTCTATTCCGTGGAAGTTGGAATTGAAGTTTTTGAATTAGTTCAGAAATTTGCTTCTCTTCTTCAATGGATCAAATAAAATGGTGATTTAAGGTCTCATTTATGTCATGGTAGTCGTAATTTCTTACAAGAAAACAAGGGCGACAATGATTTGACAAATTTTGAATTGCGTAATAAAATACATTTAGTTTTTCATATTGAAAATTGTCATCTGCGCTTGATGTTTATATGGTAGTGCTAGATAATATTCTGATAAAATTCTGTCTGTGAGcaagaaattttttttgcctttcCAACAGGTACCCAATATAAGTTGATTGTATGATTTCCTTCAATGTTGTGAATCGGCAATTCAGGCATGTTTTAACCTTTGCATTGTTAACATCTAAGATTTTGCCTTCTGTGATCTATATTTATATCAATGTAATTTGTGTATATTTTGATATGCACTCGCGATGTCTTGCTCTAAGAAGAATAAAATTCAGAGGTAGTTTTGAGGTCATAACTATGGATATtttttatcttctttctttgctTATTTCTAAGTTCATTTTAGAGATATTTTTGTGTACGAAATGACCATGTGCAATTATTGTTTCAATAATTGAATTGAAACTATTTGATGGATAATCTCGTGGAAGTCTAGAACATTTTCTACTCCTTGACTTTAGTCATAGGGTTCAAACCCTCGATCTGAAAGAGATATATATGCTGGATTTGGAAGGTTCCTGTGCAATTGTAAATCCTACATTTGAATTGAAACTGTTTTAAGCGCAATATCATGGAATTTCATTACTCCTTTTACTCCCTAATTAGCTTGTTAGTTGTATCCATCACGCACTGTTTTCATTTTATGTGCTTTCTGAGTCGATTTCTTTTGAAGTTAAAGCCAAAATTACTTTGACCGGGTTAGTTACTACATTAATGTTAAACTTTCAAACATTTTTCCATCTTGGAAACTAAATCCACGAAACAACTGTATCATTGACTACCTAAGCAGATAAGAGGTTGAAGGAGATGGTAGTAGAAGTATTTTGACACAATCCTTGAGGTATATATGAGCATATCCTCAAGAGCTCATACCCGGCACATAATCTTAATCAACACCAAACATGATTGCAGGACTTTGATAGGCAACAAAACAAATGACGGTGTAACAAAGCATACAACACAATGAGCTATCTTTTAAAAATTTAATGCCCCTTTGGCTAGTAgtattttgtcaaaagttgtcttATTTTGGCAAATTGGTCTTTGTAGGAAATACAATATATTTCAGCAATGCCAGATTATATTTGCTCTTTATAAAACACATGTTTTACCATTTTGCAGAGAAAATCAGGCCTCTGGATCTCACTTATTGGGAATCAGAACCAAACAAGTTTGACTGATGTAAAAAATTTGTTGCTTTTCTGGATTTCTCTACTGCTGCCAAGAGACCCCTTCAAGTGATATGTAATAGAGCTCCTAAAAATGTGCCTCCAGGTTCCTGTCTTTTTGAACGAAAATAGTGTTCGTTGCATTCCCTCTTTAGTTATTCAATTTAAATCCTTTGTGGCCTTGTCTGCTGTGACCAACTCCAATGTGTTTGAAATCAGGATCTGTTATGCTCTTGATTATTCTAGTCAATTTACAAGAAGGGATGCTTTAAGTACcttatatttttgtttgtaaagtATCCTTAAAGTTGCCCACTCCCCCACCTTTTGGGCATTTATAAATGACTGATATTTTTATGTCTTCATTGTACGATTGTGTTGTAAAGACTAGAGATGTTTTGTATTGCTGGTCCTTTATGCCACCCAGAATGCTCTAGATTTCTGTCTGCAGAAAATCTTCCTTTTTATTGATGAATCAGGTTTGTTAACTGGATTCTTGGTTGTTAATGGTTTGTTACTATTATTTAGCAAACCTAGgattttatttgttatttgttaGAACTGTGAATGCACGGTTCTTCATGATATTTTCATGTATAAATACACAATTCAAAATGTAATATAATTCAAACCAAGTCTTCTGATTCTAGTACGATTCAACTACTGATTTTCTTGATTATACTTGATGCATACTCGTGGAGCTACTAGCTCTTCTTGGGACTTTTTATGTTCATAAAAAAGTCTCCAAAATGTTCTTAACTCCATTCTTTTAGCCTTTATAGTTATACTCCTGTTTTCTATTTGCTCTACGGTGGGAGTTTAAAGTTTTAAATCATAATCTATTTGTTGTACAGTTTTCTACTTTTTCATTGAAGgtgtttttttaattattcttCCATCGGTTTTTGGATTCCTCATTGTCAGATGACTTTCCTTTGTGTCAGTTTTTCTTGTTATGGTGAAGGACAAACTTTTGTGAAACGACTTTATTGGTGACAAAATGTACCAAAATGCTATCTATATCTTCATATTTTAACAATTGttcccatgtcattcttgagaactCTACTTGGACTTCGTTTGTTAGAGATTTTTCTAAATCTATGTTTATGCAGAAAGTTACAATAGCAAGTGTTCGTGTACACACTAGTAATATCCCTAATATTTTTTAGCACTTGTTCTTTCCAGAGTTGTTGGTAGATGATTTTTTAACTATGTTGGTAATATTGATAGTAATTTTTCCGTTAGGTTGAATTCTGGAAACCAATATTTCATGAGCAAGCTTGATTTGATCATGAAACACCTACGCCGCTGCCACAAGAGTCCTTAATTTTAGGCTCTTAAACTCATTAAAAGGTTGTCAAATTCTTTTATTCTACCAGAGTCTTTTTTTTTTCTCGAGAATTATGTTTTCTCATTTTTCCTCTGtagttgtcaaatctaaaatctttGTGGTTATGCCCTTTTTGATAActtttatgtttttgcacttgtgCTGATATCAGGATTTGTTGTGCACCTGAGATATTTAAGTCTGTCTCCTTCTGGACTTTTAAAAGAACTGGGGTTTTGCTTATTTGTCTTCATTTTAAATTTAGGACTATTGTGTAGAAAT from Cryptomeria japonica chromosome 3, Sugi_1.0, whole genome shotgun sequence harbors:
- the LOC131076025 gene encoding ATP synthase small subunit 6, mitochondrial, which gives rise to MAWNEPWRVFLKREFNRNWPFLVGFGITFGLVTKLSLSLTEEDAKKSPFVQRHGK